One window of Fusobacterium sp. SYSU M8D902 genomic DNA carries:
- a CDS encoding CidA/LrgA family protein, translated as MLREFLLIFIVNYIGVVLSEVLHLPIPGTISGMLLLFLLLHFKFLKLTHIEKAGNFLLLNMTIFFLPPAVSLLENIYLLKTGFLKIIFLVVFTTVITMVITGITVQYLIERGEKR; from the coding sequence ATGTTAAGAGAATTTTTACTGATTTTTATTGTAAATTACATAGGTGTTGTTTTGTCAGAAGTATTACACCTACCAATTCCAGGAACTATAAGTGGAATGTTACTTCTATTTTTACTACTTCATTTCAAGTTTTTAAAACTTACACATATAGAGAAAGCTGGGAATTTTTTGCTCTTGAATATGACAATATTCTTTCTTCCTCCAGCAGTAAGTCTATTAGAAAATATATATTTACTTAAAACAGGATTTTTGAAAATAATATTTTTAGTAGTATTTACAACAGTGATAACAATGGTAATAACAGGAATTACAGTACAGTATTTAATAGAGAGAGGAGAGAAGAGATAA
- the lysS gene encoding lysine--tRNA ligase: MERYFDRIASDSLVMEKWKRVEELKEMGIKPFGEKFDKKNMIGEILTHTPEEELTFKTAGRIMAYRGKGKTAFVHIEDISGRIQAYLRQDELGEKNYELVKKIGVGDIIGVEGRLFLTSTGELTIRASVVTLLCKNIRALPEKFHGLTDIETRYRKRYVDLIMNKDVRDTFIKRTKIISGIRRILDGKGFLEVETPLMHPILGGAAARPFITHHNTLDVDLYMRIAPELYLKRLIVGGMEKVYELGRNFRNEGMSTRHNPEFTMIEMYQSYADYRDMMDLAEEIISTLAKEVLGTSTITYNGKEIVLENFKRVHMVDLVKEVTGVDFWDKNITFEEAKALAKQHHVEVPDHMNTVGHIINQFFEEKCEETIVQPTFVFGHPVEISPLAKRNEEDPRFTDRFELFIDAREYANAFSELQDPADQRGRFEAQVEEAERGNDEATPVIDDDFVEALEYGLPPTGGMGIGIDRLIMLLTNSESIRDVLYFPQMKPRD; encoded by the coding sequence ATGGAGAGATATTTTGATAGGATCGCCAGTGACAGTCTTGTCATGGAAAAATGGAAAAGAGTCGAAGAGTTAAAAGAGATGGGGATAAAGCCATTCGGAGAGAAGTTCGATAAGAAAAATATGATAGGGGAGATTTTAACTCATACTCCAGAAGAGGAATTAACATTCAAAACTGCTGGAAGAATAATGGCATATAGAGGAAAAGGTAAGACAGCTTTTGTTCATATAGAGGATATAAGTGGAAGAATACAAGCTTACTTAAGACAAGATGAGTTAGGAGAGAAAAACTACGAGCTTGTTAAAAAGATAGGTGTAGGAGATATCATAGGGGTAGAGGGAAGACTTTTCCTTACTTCAACTGGGGAGTTAACTATAAGAGCTAGTGTTGTAACTCTATTATGTAAAAATATTAGAGCATTACCTGAGAAATTTCACGGACTTACAGATATAGAGACTAGATATAGAAAAAGATATGTAGACCTTATAATGAATAAAGATGTAAGAGATACATTTATAAAAAGAACAAAAATTATATCAGGAATTAGAAGAATATTAGATGGTAAAGGTTTCTTAGAAGTAGAAACTCCATTGATGCACCCTATTTTAGGAGGAGCAGCAGCAAGACCATTTATAACACATCACAATACATTAGATGTAGATTTATACATGAGAATTGCCCCAGAATTATATCTAAAGAGATTAATTGTTGGTGGAATGGAAAAAGTGTATGAATTAGGAAGAAACTTCAGAAATGAAGGTATGAGTACAAGACACAATCCAGAGTTTACAATGATAGAGATGTACCAATCATATGCTGATTACAGAGATATGATGGACTTAGCTGAAGAGATCATAAGCACATTAGCTAAAGAGGTTTTAGGAACTTCAACTATCACTTACAATGGAAAAGAGATTGTATTAGAGAACTTTAAAAGAGTTCATATGGTAGATTTAGTAAAAGAGGTAACAGGAGTTGACTTCTGGGATAAAAATATAACATTTGAAGAAGCAAAAGCTCTTGCAAAACAACATCATGTAGAAGTACCTGATCACATGAATACTGTAGGACACATAATTAACCAATTCTTTGAGGAGAAGTGCGAAGAGACAATAGTACAACCTACTTTTGTTTTTGGACACCCAGTAGAGATCTCACCTCTTGCTAAGAGAAATGAAGAGGATCCAAGATTTACAGATAGATTTGAGTTATTTATAGATGCTAGAGAGTATGCTAATGCTTTCTCTGAGTTACAAGATCCAGCAGACCAAAGAGGAAGATTTGAAGCTCAAGTGGAAGAAGCTGAAAGAGGAAATGACGAGGCAACTCCAGTAATTGATGATGACTTCGTAGAGGCATTAGAGTATGGATTACCACCTACAGGAGGAATGGGAATAGGAATAGATAGACTTATCATGTTATTAACTAACTCTGAGTCTATAAGAGATGTATTATATTTCCCTCAAATGAAACCAAGAGACTAG
- a CDS encoding tetratricopeptide repeat protein gives MKNYIFLSLVLLLSSCTNLDNLKGSLSESSIEKPWNNVGELKAQSIILNSSAPSGILSDISTSLKRGYVREYNSTYRNNYEVYVGDYVSIPLGIGEDSYNVLYSPLGASYEMEIKDGKLFFRGIYQGNYEVNIYSGGSFSRKIAIQNKLKYEFTEQNNYEVILQEYKTGNLKGLSDSVAVHRIAFPNSFRDKEISFMLIELAGKDGNAKIIKDEIDFLQRYTKLDEYDKLNIVNSLKMIQDKNFIISSALLEYKRSATNLNQEIAGLIMNKNKNTQEEIIFLEKMYETTPDETMGNFIGNWYIKNGNPIKGASYLNNGGENPVDMGTLNPEIKDTKVEENAPVDLEAQNYTQYLTFFEDGKKKFNKDNYVEAIIYFEKALGLNREYIEQKDIYFYMGESYFKTGNYSEAVNYFKKSLNLEKNDEKKAEIYYNIGIVYDKLGDKEQAVNYLTYIRQNYKNSSWSVKASLYLLQQMQQYPTK, from the coding sequence ATGAAAAACTATATTTTTCTAAGTTTAGTACTACTTTTAAGCAGTTGTACTAATTTAGATAACCTAAAGGGAAGTTTATCAGAGAGCAGTATAGAAAAACCATGGAATAATGTAGGTGAACTAAAAGCACAGAGTATCATATTAAATAGTTCAGCACCTTCAGGAATATTAAGTGATATATCAACAAGTCTAAAGAGAGGTTATGTAAGAGAGTACAATTCCACATATAGAAATAATTATGAAGTATATGTAGGGGATTATGTCTCTATACCTTTGGGAATAGGTGAGGATAGTTATAACGTTCTTTATTCACCATTGGGTGCATCATATGAGATGGAGATAAAAGATGGAAAACTATTTTTCAGAGGGATATATCAGGGAAATTATGAGGTAAATATCTATTCTGGAGGTTCATTTAGTAGAAAGATAGCTATTCAAAATAAATTAAAATATGAGTTTACAGAGCAGAATAACTATGAGGTTATTTTACAAGAGTATAAAACAGGAAATTTAAAGGGATTAAGTGATAGTGTAGCTGTACACAGAATAGCATTCCCTAATAGTTTTAGAGATAAGGAGATCTCTTTTATGCTGATTGAATTGGCAGGAAAAGATGGAAATGCTAAGATTATTAAAGATGAGATAGATTTCTTACAGAGATACACAAAGTTAGATGAGTATGACAAATTAAATATAGTTAACTCATTGAAGATGATCCAAGATAAAAACTTTATAATAAGTTCAGCTCTACTTGAGTATAAGAGATCAGCAACAAATTTAAACCAAGAGATAGCTGGATTAATTATGAACAAGAATAAAAATACACAGGAAGAGATAATCTTTTTAGAGAAGATGTATGAAACTACTCCAGATGAGACAATGGGAAATTTTATAGGAAATTGGTATATAAAAAATGGAAATCCTATAAAGGGAGCTAGTTATTTAAATAATGGTGGAGAGAATCCTGTTGATATGGGTACTCTAAATCCTGAAATAAAGGATACTAAAGTTGAAGAAAATGCACCTGTTGATCTAGAGGCACAGAATTATACTCAATATTTAACTTTTTTTGAAGATGGAAAGAAAAAATTTAATAAAGATAATTATGTAGAGGCTATTATTTATTTTGAGAAAGCTTTAGGATTAAATAGGGAGTATATTGAACAAAAAGATATATATTTCTATATGGGAGAGAGCTATTTTAAAACAGGTAACTATTCAGAAGCTGTAAATTATTTCAAAAAATCTCTAAATTTAGAAAAAAATGATGAAAAAAAAGCAGAAATATATTATAATATAGGAATAGTGTATGATAAACTTGGAGATAAGGAGCAAGCTGTAAACTATCTAACATATATAAGACAGAATTACAAGAACTCATCTTGGAGTGTAAAAGCTAGTCTATATCTTTTACAGCAGATGCAGCAATATCCAACAAAATAA
- a CDS encoding DUF1934 family protein: MSRFIIKNTDSYGEKSFEKVEGTLSQENGQLIYRYNSRLGECELIVSPRRVIISRKGEVSAIIDVDLDRVTEFNYVTKEMRKLFKIQGEKIEVDEMNSIVEFSYKIFEGNEELNRITIGIKSY; encoded by the coding sequence ATGAGTAGATTTATTATAAAGAATACAGATAGTTATGGAGAAAAGAGTTTTGAAAAGGTTGAGGGAACTCTATCTCAAGAGAATGGGCAACTGATATATAGATATAACAGTAGATTGGGAGAGTGTGAGTTAATAGTAAGTCCAAGAAGAGTTATCATATCTAGAAAAGGAGAGGTATCTGCTATTATAGATGTGGATCTAGATAGAGTGACAGAATTTAACTATGTTACTAAAGAGATGAGAAAGCTATTTAAGATACAAGGGGAGAAGATAGAAGTAGATGAGATGAACTCTATTGTAGAATTTTCTTATAAGATCTTTGAGGGTAACGAAGAGTTAAATAGAATAACTATAGGAATAAAGAGTTACTAA
- the rlmH gene encoding 23S rRNA (pseudouridine(1915)-N(3))-methyltransferase RlmH, with the protein MNINIVCIGKVKDKYIIEGINEFLKRMQSFAKMKIVELKEDGNDSNRNMSIEKESEDILRSLEKLGGYNILLDIQGKNYSSEEMAQEIERITVKGDSTINFVIGGSYGVSQRVREASQMRLSFSKMTFPHQLMRLILTEQIYRWFSIINNGKYHK; encoded by the coding sequence TTGAATATTAATATCGTTTGTATAGGTAAGGTAAAGGATAAATATATAATTGAGGGAATAAATGAGTTCTTGAAAAGAATGCAATCTTTTGCTAAAATGAAGATAGTAGAATTGAAAGAGGATGGGAATGATAGCAACAGAAATATGTCGATAGAGAAGGAATCTGAAGATATATTAAGGAGCTTAGAAAAATTAGGTGGATACAATATACTGCTTGATATTCAAGGAAAGAATTACTCATCTGAGGAGATGGCACAGGAGATAGAGAGGATAACTGTAAAAGGAGATAGTACAATAAATTTTGTAATAGGTGGTTCTTATGGAGTGTCACAAAGAGTGAGAGAGGCTAGTCAAATGAGACTTAGCTTTTCAAAGATGACATTTCCTCATCAGTTGATGAGATTGATACTTACTGAGCAGATATATAGATGGTTTAGTATAATAAATAATGGAAAATATCATAAATAA
- the mutL gene encoding DNA mismatch repair endonuclease MutL produces MGKIKILDESVSNIIAAGEVVENPASMIKELLENSLDAESKSIKIEIKNGGRDVTITDDGVGMSQEDLLLSIERHATSKIKEKEDLYNLYTYGFRGEALSSISAVSRLTLSSKTEADELGSQITVLGGKVTSLKNIQKNRGTTIEIKELFFNTPARLKFLRKPTTEYLNIKDIIIQEALSNPEVAISLIIDGKESIKTSGNGIDNAIVEIFGRNVLKNVKKFPLGYLGNGALYRSSKDSIFTFVNNRMVKSKIIETAVIDGYYTKLMKGKYPFAIVFLEVDPKNVDVNVHPSKKVVKFDDEDRIYRYVLNEIEKSFERDDEFVSPTLEEKIEKDEKKYLDFSEFERFTPMKAEPQKILEIPVEEKIVVEKEEISYPVEEREEPEEVVESVKEPPVKYEKIEKTEEKLPKIEKDEKKPEKREINFKVMGQVFDTFILVERDGVFEIYDQHIVHERILYEKLKKQYYGTEISMQQLLVPVRVLVDPREKEIIFENSENFLKAGFEIDRFSDNEILIRAIPIIDLRDSIENIFRNILKNIKENRNLDIRESILISMSCRGAIKANEKLEISEMEKIIRELHEIGEYTCPHGRPIIIKITRDDLEKLFKRK; encoded by the coding sequence TTGGGAAAAATAAAGATATTAGATGAGTCTGTATCAAATATAATAGCAGCTGGAGAGGTAGTAGAAAATCCAGCTAGTATGATAAAAGAACTGTTGGAAAACTCTTTAGATGCAGAGAGTAAGAGTATAAAGATAGAGATAAAAAATGGTGGTAGAGATGTTACAATCACTGATGATGGAGTAGGAATGTCACAGGAGGATCTTCTACTTTCAATAGAGAGACATGCAACAAGCAAGATAAAGGAGAAAGAGGATCTTTACAACCTTTATACCTATGGATTTAGAGGTGAAGCACTCTCCTCTATTAGTGCTGTATCAAGATTGACACTCTCTTCTAAAACAGAGGCTGATGAGTTGGGAAGTCAGATAACAGTATTGGGTGGAAAGGTAACGAGCTTAAAGAATATACAGAAAAATAGGGGAACCACTATTGAGATAAAGGAACTTTTTTTCAATACTCCAGCTAGATTAAAATTTTTAAGAAAACCAACAACTGAATATCTAAATATCAAGGATATCATAATCCAAGAGGCACTATCTAATCCAGAAGTGGCTATATCTTTGATAATTGATGGAAAGGAGAGTATAAAAACTTCTGGAAATGGGATAGATAATGCTATTGTTGAGATATTTGGAAGAAATGTTTTGAAAAATGTAAAAAAATTTCCATTGGGATACTTGGGAAATGGAGCTTTGTACAGAAGTAGTAAGGACTCTATATTTACATTTGTCAATAATAGAATGGTGAAGTCTAAGATAATAGAGACAGCAGTAATAGACGGATACTATACAAAGTTGATGAAGGGAAAATATCCATTTGCAATAGTATTTTTAGAGGTAGATCCTAAAAATGTAGATGTGAATGTACATCCTTCCAAAAAAGTGGTAAAATTTGATGATGAGGATAGAATATATAGATATGTTCTAAATGAGATTGAAAAAAGTTTTGAAAGAGATGATGAGTTTGTATCGCCTACTTTAGAGGAGAAAATTGAAAAAGATGAGAAAAAATATCTTGATTTTTCAGAGTTTGAGAGATTTACTCCAATGAAGGCAGAGCCACAGAAAATTCTTGAGATACCAGTAGAAGAGAAAATAGTGGTAGAAAAAGAGGAGATTAGCTATCCAGTAGAGGAGAGAGAAGAGCCTGAAGAAGTAGTAGAAAGTGTAAAAGAACCTCCAGTTAAATATGAAAAAATTGAGAAAACTGAGGAAAAACTGCCTAAAATTGAAAAAGATGAGAAAAAACCGGAGAAGAGAGAGATAAACTTTAAAGTTATGGGGCAGGTTTTTGACACCTTTATTTTAGTGGAGAGAGATGGTGTTTTTGAGATCTATGATCAACACATTGTACATGAGAGAATCCTGTATGAAAAATTAAAAAAACAGTATTATGGGACAGAGATTAGTATGCAACAACTACTTGTTCCAGTAAGGGTTTTAGTTGATCCAAGAGAGAAAGAGATAATCTTTGAAAATAGTGAGAATTTTTTAAAGGCAGGATTTGAGATAGATAGATTTTCAGATAATGAGATTTTGATAAGAGCAATACCAATAATTGATCTGAGAGATAGTATTGAGAATATATTTAGAAATATTTTAAAAAATATTAAGGAGAATAGAAATCTAGATATAAGAGAGAGCATTTTGATCTCAATGTCTTGTAGAGGAGCTATTAAAGCCAATGAGAAATTGGAGATTTCAGAGATGGAGAAGATAATAAGAGAGTTGCATGAGATAGGGGAATACACCTGTCCTCATGGAAGACCAATAATTATAAAGATAACAAGAGATGATCTAGAAAAACTTTTTAAAAGGAAATAA
- a CDS encoding tetratricopeptide repeat protein, with protein MKRIFTLFIFLTLFINSFSQSNDDYTLFLNGKDAYYNKNFNEAKLNFEALLKSFSKSDIFDNNYPYFYIGMNYYQLKDYEKSAYFLEKVVSTPEIFISENFKVENIHFLAERNFTLGDSLFKIGNIEKGTLYLKMIDSDVYYPFVAYYEKEALTILSKISIKDEYKLRLKFNYDFSVVDNFTTDELLKIGNYFHSKKEYGYEEQLYTLILEKNTLTEKERERVMSSYLKLLLDSDSQEKLLAITSENDSQLKDLYDFYRGLTYYKNRDFSRALYLFSNIKSGEYFSKANFYIASIYFSLEDYTEALSALKKIQNKNIITDSMAAISYFALKDTKNLNRAIEAISKKYPNSYVGLYFNSLNKNYSEISLNSLANLFNFSTNIINNFETLPNNFLQVGDIAEVEQISKISKLRDRAILRIAVEKSSFMDSHTTKSALAITTILENGEFYELAFRNSKKHLGEFSKYRGLIKYNFPLYYSNIIDKYSKKYQVPQELVYTIIHEITGFNPYHISDGSKIGIMNIPYEENPTIFFDYFNVDRNIEEGVKILKTYLDKYEGNNIKALIAYIYGDEYLKRIYFDYTNDINLASIIEPEERFFLQNLFITYIFYTRLYNF; from the coding sequence ATGAAAAGAATTTTTACTCTATTTATTTTTTTAACTCTGTTTATAAATAGTTTTTCACAATCTAATGATGACTACACTCTTTTCCTCAATGGAAAAGATGCCTATTACAATAAAAACTTCAATGAGGCAAAACTCAATTTTGAAGCACTTTTAAAAAGCTTTTCTAAATCTGATATATTTGATAACAACTACCCATATTTCTACATTGGTATGAACTACTATCAATTGAAAGACTATGAAAAATCTGCATATTTTTTAGAGAAAGTAGTTTCTACTCCAGAAATATTTATCAGTGAAAACTTCAAAGTAGAGAATATTCACTTTTTAGCAGAAAGAAACTTTACCCTTGGAGATTCACTATTCAAAATTGGAAATATTGAAAAGGGAACTCTCTATCTAAAAATGATTGATTCAGATGTATATTACCCTTTTGTAGCTTACTATGAGAAAGAAGCTCTAACTATTCTAAGTAAAATCTCTATTAAAGATGAATATAAATTAAGATTAAAATTTAATTATGATTTTTCAGTTGTGGATAATTTTACAACTGATGAGCTTTTAAAAATAGGAAACTATTTTCATTCTAAAAAAGAGTATGGATATGAGGAGCAACTCTATACTTTAATTTTAGAGAAAAATACTTTGACAGAAAAAGAGAGAGAAAGAGTTATGAGTTCATACCTCAAACTCCTATTAGACTCTGATTCTCAAGAGAAACTTCTAGCTATTACCAGTGAGAATGATTCTCAATTAAAGGATCTATACGATTTCTATAGAGGACTTACTTACTACAAAAATCGTGATTTCTCTAGAGCACTCTATCTCTTCTCAAATATAAAGAGTGGAGAGTATTTTTCAAAGGCAAATTTCTATATAGCTAGTATCTATTTTTCACTAGAGGATTATACTGAAGCTCTCAGTGCTTTGAAAAAAATTCAAAATAAAAATATAATCACTGACTCTATGGCAGCTATCTCATATTTTGCTTTGAAAGATACAAAAAATCTTAATCGTGCTATTGAAGCTATCAGTAAAAAATATCCAAACTCCTATGTTGGACTATATTTTAACAGTTTAAATAAAAATTACTCTGAAATATCTTTAAACTCACTAGCCAATCTTTTTAATTTTTCTACTAATATTATTAATAATTTTGAAACTCTTCCTAACAATTTTTTACAAGTTGGAGATATTGCAGAGGTTGAGCAGATTTCAAAAATATCAAAATTGAGAGATAGAGCTATCTTGAGAATAGCAGTGGAAAAAAGTAGTTTTATGGATAGTCACACTACCAAATCAGCTCTTGCCATCACAACCATATTGGAAAATGGTGAGTTTTATGAATTAGCTTTTAGAAACTCGAAAAAACATTTAGGAGAGTTTTCTAAATATAGAGGACTTATTAAATACAACTTTCCTCTTTATTACAGCAATATAATTGACAAGTATTCTAAAAAATACCAAGTTCCTCAAGAGCTTGTTTATACTATTATACATGAGATTACTGGTTTTAATCCCTATCATATCTCTGATGGATCTAAAATTGGTATTATGAATATACCTTATGAGGAAAATCCCACTATATTCTTTGATTATTTCAATGTGGATAGAAATATAGAAGAGGGAGTTAAGATCCTAAAAACATATCTAGATAAATATGAGGGAAATAACATCAAAGCTTTGATTGCCTATATCTATGGAGATGAGTATTTGAAGAGAATCTATTTTGATTATACTAATGATATTAACCTTGCCTCTATTATAGAGCCAGAGGAGAGATTCTTTCTTCAAAACCTTTTCATTACCTATATTTTTTATACAAGATTATACAATTTTTAA
- the recJ gene encoding single-stranded-DNA-specific exonuclease RecJ, with translation MRNTRWIYRDMESNSNSKLNIDRDILNLLNSRNITKDEEIYSFINPSLDNIQSPSLLKDVDKAVERIIQAKESGEEIWIYGDYDVDGITSTSLCYLALSELDFIPKYYIPLRDEGYGLNKDAIRYIASQGGKIIITVDCGISSHSEIELANSLGIDVIITDHHEINNGNPPAFAVINPKRIDNEFSFKSLAGVGTAFMLMLALFEKLGKREEIFKYLDIVAIGTVADIVPLMEENRVFTKFGMEKLKRSHSLGISMLIKKIFEDYKTRKFTTYDIGFIIAPIFNAAGRLEDAKRAVELFIEKDHRVCSKIIDELLTKNSERKEIQELILEKATHKIESKKLFENSVLVVAEEGFHHGVIGIVASKILDRYYKPTIIMEIKKDEGIATASCRSIEGFNIIEALNSMKELFVKYGGHAGAAGFSIEIDKIEEFSKRINEYAKNTISETSLIKPVKIDISIPAYKISYDFLEKISTLEPFGFGNPSPLFVLRDCEISGIRAIGKEKNHIMLNVKKDNMEIKNCVWFNSEDIFNEIVTLTKVDIAFKLKLEVYKDRYQYKMYIEDIQLPQIKENYNEKYYNLYNSVFPLETVIYTRKKLDNNDLKLVYQDNEVDLTHNRNYLTTLDNQTSYLLLELRKNYNYEFKVTIKDVILKEENYNIHLVIDRDYEFNSYSIKQNELFRDIKNFLIGEFNYNSIQKKTLASIFKEKKNSVLVASKGRGIDTILETISLYYKSLEERVLYITDSTPNKRLLNTLEVSDEFTEGYSFYIVDKEIDYSLLDNKRALIISNKKLELSNFNDIIDEYDISNNIEIIDNFSIEQEGVFSNILPIRERKLLLERIKIGEKVKCTKDILAYI, from the coding sequence ATGAGAAATACTAGATGGATATATAGAGATATGGAGTCAAACTCCAACTCTAAACTTAATATTGATAGAGATATTCTTAATTTATTAAACAGCAGAAACATAACTAAAGATGAGGAGATATATAGTTTTATAAATCCATCTTTAGATAATATACAATCTCCATCACTTCTAAAAGATGTGGATAAAGCTGTAGAGAGAATCATACAAGCTAAGGAAAGTGGTGAAGAGATCTGGATATATGGAGATTATGATGTAGATGGAATCACTTCTACTTCCCTTTGTTATCTTGCTCTAAGTGAACTAGATTTCATACCTAAATACTACATACCATTGAGAGATGAAGGGTATGGATTGAATAAAGATGCTATTAGATATATAGCTTCTCAAGGGGGTAAAATAATAATTACTGTTGACTGTGGAATCTCTTCACACTCAGAGATAGAACTAGCTAACTCTCTAGGAATTGATGTGATTATAACTGATCACCACGAAATCAACAACGGAAATCCACCAGCTTTTGCTGTTATAAATCCTAAAAGAATAGATAACGAATTTTCTTTCAAATCTCTAGCTGGAGTTGGTACTGCCTTTATGCTAATGCTTGCTCTTTTTGAAAAACTAGGAAAGAGAGAGGAGATCTTTAAATATCTAGATATTGTAGCTATTGGTACAGTAGCTGATATAGTTCCTCTGATGGAAGAGAATAGAGTATTTACAAAATTTGGTATGGAGAAACTTAAGAGAAGTCACTCATTAGGTATCAGTATGCTAATTAAGAAAATTTTTGAAGATTACAAAACTAGAAAATTTACAACCTATGATATTGGCTTTATAATCGCTCCTATATTCAATGCTGCTGGTAGATTAGAAGATGCCAAAAGAGCAGTGGAATTATTCATTGAAAAAGATCACAGAGTATGTAGCAAAATAATTGATGAGTTACTTACTAAGAATAGTGAGAGAAAAGAGATTCAAGAGCTAATTTTAGAAAAAGCTACACACAAGATAGAGAGCAAAAAACTCTTTGAAAATAGTGTGCTAGTAGTTGCAGAGGAAGGCTTTCATCATGGAGTTATAGGTATAGTTGCCTCAAAAATTTTAGATAGATACTATAAGCCTACCATCATTATGGAGATAAAAAAAGATGAGGGGATAGCTACTGCCTCTTGTAGAAGTATTGAGGGATTTAATATAATCGAAGCTCTTAACTCAATGAAAGAGCTCTTTGTAAAATATGGTGGTCATGCTGGAGCTGCTGGTTTTTCTATCGAAATTGATAAGATTGAGGAGTTCTCTAAGAGAATAAATGAATATGCTAAAAATACAATCTCTGAAACCTCTCTTATCAAACCTGTTAAGATAGATATATCTATCCCAGCCTATAAGATATCCTATGACTTTTTAGAGAAGATCTCTACTCTTGAACCATTTGGTTTTGGAAATCCATCACCACTATTTGTATTGAGAGATTGTGAGATATCTGGTATTAGAGCTATTGGAAAAGAGAAAAATCATATTATGCTCAATGTAAAAAAGGATAATATGGAGATTAAAAACTGTGTCTGGTTTAATAGTGAGGATATATTTAATGAGATCGTAACTCTTACAAAGGTCGATATAGCCTTTAAATTAAAATTGGAGGTATATAAAGATAGATACCAGTATAAGATGTATATTGAAGATATACAACTCCCTCAGATCAAAGAAAATTACAATGAAAAATACTACAACCTATATAATAGTGTATTTCCACTAGAAACTGTTATCTATACTAGAAAAAAACTTGATAATAACGATTTGAAGCTCGTATATCAAGATAATGAGGTGGATCTAACTCACAATAGGAACTATCTAACTACATTGGATAATCAAACTTCCTATCTTCTTCTGGAACTAAGAAAAAACTATAATTATGAATTTAAAGTTACAATAAAAGATGTCATATTAAAAGAGGAAAACTACAATATACATCTAGTTATTGATAGAGATTATGAGTTTAACTCATACTCAATTAAGCAAAATGAGCTATTTAGAGATATTAAAAATTTTCTAATAGGGGAATTCAATTACAATAGTATACAGAAAAAGACTCTAGCCTCTATATTTAAAGAGAAAAAAAATAGTGTATTAGTGGCTTCTAAAGGAAGGGGGATCGATACTATACTTGAAACTATCTCACTTTACTATAAAAGCTTAGAAGAGAGAGTCCTATATATCACTGATTCAACCCCTAATAAGAGATTACTCAACACTCTAGAGGTATCTGATGAGTTCACAGAGGGATATAGTTTCTATATAGTTGATAAAGAGATTGATTACTCTCTTTTAGATAACAAAAGAGCCTTAATCATATCAAATAAAAAATTGGAACTATCTAATTTTAATGATATTATTGATGAGTATGATATTTCTAACAATATTGAAATCATTGATAATTTTTCAATAGAGCAAGAGGGTGTATTTAGTAATATACTTCCAATTAGAGAGAGAAAATTACTACTAGAGAGAATAAAAATAGGAGAAAAGGTTAAGTGTACCAAAGATATATTAGCCTATATTTAA